The window CAGTTAATATCCGGGATGGTATATCTACAAAAAGTGTGACACAACGGTTAAAGGATAAATTATTCAAGTTTCGCAAGTTGCTAACTTGCCGATTTTAGTTCATAAAAGTTGATAAAGTGAGCCAGATTATCCGATTTGTTAATGATTGCATCGAAGATCTCTTCCTCTTCAATGGAGAAGATCCCGGTCATGATTTTCACCATTTCGAGGATAATACCCCATATCCTCTCCGTTACGGAGAGCTCCATGCCAGAGTGTTGCACATCCCTGAAGATTCCGCCAATGGTCTCATAACTGGTGAACCTTTTGGCCAGGGAAAGCAAATTGTATTGCAAGGCCGTGATCGTGGTTGCGGCAAGCTGCGCAGCAAAGTTCCGGGACTGGCACTTGCCCATACCCAGCAATCCCTTGGTTTCCTTGAAGAAGACCTCGAGGGACCAGCGCATGGCATAAATCCGATAGGCTTCCAGGAACTCCAGGGAGAGGTTGGTCGTCATTATTCCATTCCAGGACTCCTTTTTTCTCTTCACAAAATAGAGACGTACATCTGTGCCCGCAAAGCGAACGTCAGCGGTAATATACTGACAACCAAGCTTGCGGCTCCTTCTGGCTTCACCCCTGGCTTCAAGCAGATTGATCAGTGCCCGGGCGGTGAGTTCCTTCCCTTCAAAACCGTACCTGGTAACTCCCTTCTTCCCGATCTTGATCATACCCAGGTAATGGCACTTGATGTGCCGGGCACGTATGAAGCGAATCACCTCCGAGCAGGTGAACCAGCTGTCGGCAAGCAGGTAGTCAAAGCGGATGCCCTTGTTAATGGCTCGCTTTATCATGGTTATCATCAACTGGATCTTGCTCTCCCCGTACTCTTTTGCCCGCGTTACAACGGGGGAGGCTTCATCTCTATCCTTGGTAAACCGCGATTCG of the Petrimonas mucosa genome contains:
- a CDS encoding IS4 family transposase, encoding MPIYKSNSILSEISVFFKKDDSNSALFTLTDMLKGFNMSEKVLFGSRSKCNSKYSLLQVLELLIMFPCFMIKNPYNYCRSSLSGFFGCEKDVFYRFVNNEIYDWRKILYHFTIQIWNKVRVRSDHKHQTVCLMVDDTDFPKTGRRIENIGRVYSHLRHKTILGFKSLFLGITDGKSQFILDFAILGEKGRKNNFSMSDKELESRFTKDRDEASPVVTRAKEYGESKIQLMITMIKRAINKGIRFDYLLADSWFTCSEVIRFIRARHIKCHYLGMIKIGKKGVTRYGFEGKELTARALINLLEARGEARRSRKLGCQYITADVRFAGTDVRLYFVKRKKESWNGIMTTNLSLEFLEAYRIYAMRWSLEVFFKETKGLLGMGKCQSRNFAAQLAATTITALQYNLLSLAKRFTSYETIGGIFRDVQHSGMELSVTERIWGIILEMVKIMTGIFSIEEEEIFDAIINKSDNLAHFINFYELKSAS